From the Lathyrus oleraceus cultivar Zhongwan6 chromosome 4, CAAS_Psat_ZW6_1.0, whole genome shotgun sequence genome, one window contains:
- the LOC127135368 gene encoding gibberellin-regulated protein 11 yields the protein MAFSRTFTAYTLLFSLILFNMVGAHQTSIYGATSQSPLPQTIDCKVACEGRCKVSSRPNLCNRACGSCCAVCKCVPPGTAGNFDSCACYGKLTTRNQIRKCP from the exons ATGGCGTTCTCTAGAACCTTCACTGCCTATACACTTCTCTTCTCACTTATCCTTTTTAACATGGTTGGAGCTCACCAG ACAAGCATCTATGGAGCTACATCACAATCCCCTCTTCCCCAAACAATAG ATTGCAAGGTGGCATGTGAAGGAAGGTGCAAAGTATCATCAAGGCCAAACCTATGCAATAGAGCTTGTGGTAGCTGTTGTGCGGTGTGCAAGTGTGTCCCTCCTGGCACTGCGGGAAACTTTGACTCATGTGCTTGTTATGGCAAACTCACCACTCGTAACCAAATTCGCAAGTGTCCTTGA